The Maridesulfovibrio hydrothermalis AM13 = DSM 14728 DNA window TTGCTGAGCACAGTGCTGTTTTTTCAGAGTTGCGACTTAAGTTCCGTGATTTGACTATGAAAAGTTCTGTTGTGTTTGATGTTTTAGCTGTGAAGCTGTCTACCGGTAAAGGAGATGTGGATTTGCAGGATATAAATGAAGGCATAGCTGAACTTGAAAGAGAGCTTTTACATCTGGGGGCTTATAAGCGGGATGACGGGTTGCGTGATGAATTTCTTGAAGCATGGGGAGCCGTTTACGGCTTGCGGAATCTAAGCCTTGAGTTTGCAGAGATGAGCAAGGTCTGCTGCACCGGAGGTGCTTGCAGTGTTCGCTGACGCTTTGAAGACTTTGAAAAAAGAATTTTGCTGGAAATCAATTTCATTTCGCCATGCTGTAAAAGCGGCAATAGCGATTACTGTGGCTATCGTAGCAGCAAGGTTTTTAGAACTGCGTCATGCGGTATGGCTTCCTATCAGCGTTATTGTCATCATGCGGCCTTCGGTCGGCGGCACTTTGCGTATCGGCTGGAAGAGGCTTTGGGGAACCGTGCTGGGGGCATCATTAGGTGTAGGGATTTTGTTTCTTGAGCCGGCGACAGCGGTGCTTGTCTCGCTTATTGCTTTGTCTTTTTTTCTTGTTATTGTGCTTCGTGTTTTCAGCTATACTGCTTTTTCCTGTTTCTTGACTGTAGCTGTAGTTTTACTGCTGGGCGTACTGTTTACTGACGGCTGGCAGTTCGGGGTAGAGCGCATACTTGATACATTTCTTGGTGTCATTATCGGGGTTGTGGCCTCGTTCGGAGTGTGGCCTAATTTGGCACGCAAGAATTTGCGTAAGAAGATTGGAACCCTTGTGGAGTTGCAGAAATCTCATTTTATGATGCTGTCCGAATCATATCTGAAGGGTGGAATAACTGAGGCTGAGCTTGTGGAAAGTCGTATTAAGGCTTCTGTTCAGCTGGATCAGTGCAGAGAGTTTTTTCGGGAGGCGGCGGCAGAACCGGGATTGCAGGGCTGGCAGAGAAGCGAGCTGACCCGCCTGCTTAGAACTTTTACGCGAATGCACAGTCTGCTTATTTCCATGTCTACCATCATCCGCAGGGGCTATGGCGGACCGCTTCCATCTATTGCTGACGGTATGAAAAAGATTTTGAGTGCCACAACGGAATACTATGCATGGCTTGAGTGTTACGCTTTGACTCCGGATGAGTGTTCAGATCAGCCTGACTTTGATAAGGCGATTGACGATTTTATGATCGCAGTAGGTGATGCCCGTATCAAGGGGGATTTTGAAGATGTCCCTATCGAGCGGCGCAATAACATTTCTGCTTTTATCTGGAATATCCGCGCCCTTGGCGGGGAGATAACCCGCGCCGGGAAACGGTTGCATGAGCTGCGTTACGGGCGGGGGTAGTTTTTTTATTGATTGTACTGTCTGTGAGTATGAGCTAATTCGTGTTGATTGCACAAAAGTTGATTATAGATTGATATAAAACAGGAAGGTATTGAATGCTCAGTGATAAGACACCATATACTTTTGACCGTGTGGTGCGAATTGTATTCGGCGCACTCTCGATCTGGATTACTGTACTCCTGCTTGGGGTGCTCAGTGATGTGCTGGTTCCTTTTGCTATAGCATTGACCCTTGCCTACTTGCTCAATCCGCTGGTTAATTTCACCGGAAGGTTTATCAAAAACCGCACTGCTGCGGTGCTGATCACTTTACTTGCTTTGATGCTTCCGGCTGTGAAACTTTTCTGGATGGCGGTGCGTATGGTCGGATCTGAGCTTAGACTTACCGGACAATTGCTTGCAAAGTTGGTCAATGACTCTGATGTAGCAAAGCGTGCGGCTGAATATATTCCGGAAGACATCTGGCAGAAAATACTGGACCTTGCTAAGCAGGATGATGTGCGTTCTTTTCTAAGTGAATCTGGTCTTACTAATATACTGCAAGCCTCGGCGCAAAAAGCGTTGCCCGGCATATGGAATTTGGTGAGCGGGTCTGCTCAGACTCTGGCTGCGCTGGCTGGGATTTTCGTAATTCTGCTTTATCTGGTCTTTCTGCTTACCGATTATGATAAATTAAGCAGCTGGCGTGTTCATATCCCTAAGAATTTCCGAGACAGGGTAAGTTCTTTTGTGGATGAATTTACCAATGTTACCAATCGCTATTTCAGGACACAGGCTTTAATCGCCATGATTATAGGCTGTCTGTTTTCCGCAGGTTTTCTGATTATTAAATTACCGCTTGCGATTCTGTTGGGGATGCTGATCGGTCTGCTCAATATGGTTCCGTATCTGCAAATTGCCGGATTGGTTCCAGCTTTTCTGCTGGCCGGAGTGAGCGCACTGGCAACAGGCGGGAATCTCTGGGCTGCTATGGGTGGAGTTGCTGCGGTGTTTGCTATTGTACAGGTCATTCAGGATGGAGTGCTTGTACCACGGCTGCAGGGGGAAAGTCTCGGGCTGTCACCGTGGATGATACTGCTATCTCTTTCCATCTGGGGAAAGCTGCTCGGATTTCTCGGACTGGTAATGGCCCTCCCGTTAAGCTGTATGGTTCTTGCGCTTTACAGGCAGCATATGATGGAGCGCGGGGAGTTGGTGGAGTAGTGCAGGTTTCTAGCTACCAACCTTTGCGGGGGACAAAAAAGGTACTGCCTGAATGAGAAGATCTAAATAACAGTTATTTTACTTTGACTGGACCTGCTTTTTGAGTTTTCACATATCTTTTTTGAAAGTAAAAAAACGATTAACAGTATACTGTGCAGCAACGACGATGCACAGAGCTGTACCTTTTGCGATAATATTATTAAAAGAACAGTATTCAATAAGTATCAGCATGATGAAGTTTGATGCAACTATGCCGCTTAACCCTATACCAAAGAATATCAGGCAGCGTTTTAAAAAGTTATTATTGATTTTGAAGTTGAATTTATAGTTGCAAATAAAATTATTTAGTATTCCAAGGCATGAACTTACTGTGTTGGCAGTGATGTAGTGTATGCTTAGAGTGTCGTTTAGAATATAAAATGATCCGAAATCAACCACTGCTCCCCATATTCCTATCAAAATGTATAAGATAAGATGTCTATCGATGATATTTTGCATAATAATTTATTACGGTTTTTTAAATATCAGCAATAAGTCTGAATTATATTTATACAATGTGTAGTGGAAAGTATCGGCAATGAGCGGCAGATCGCTGGTGTTGATTGCCGTCTTAAGTGGATTATGTTCGATGTCACGATAGTTTCTTACTCCGCAGCCATAGTAAGGGAGTTGATACTTAAACGCCCACGGAGCATTGGTGTCCAGAGGCCTGAAAATAGGAAATGTTTCGACCAGACGATGGAAATAATGTGAGTTTTGCAGGTTCCCTGAGTAATAGAGTGTGGTTTCCTTGTCAGAGGTGGCGTCATTAATTTTTGAGACAATGGAAGAGATAATAGGCTGATGGTAATCATGTTCAACTTTTACAAGATTTCCGGCTAAATAGCTGAACCCTAATCCGGAAAGCATTACAGGTGCCAACAGCCAGCATAATATCTTTTTGTTTTTAATCGCCCATCCCGGCACAAGGAAAAGAAAGGCTGTGATGCCGCTGAATGAAGTTAAGACCTGTAAACTTGATTTGAAGGATTCCTTTATTACAGCCATGTGTATAAATGAAAAAGAAAATATAATTAATGGTGCAAGAACTGCGAGGGATGAAATAATTTTAAAAACCGGTGCTATGTCGGCTGTAAGAACGTTCTTTTTATATGTATAAGCAACAAAGACAATGCTTATGATAAGTAGCAATGAGAAAAAAATGATCTGTTGCTGACTTAGCGATGAAAATATTAATGCAGACATAGCCCGGCAGTTTTCTAAGAACAGATGAAGTCCGTTTTCCGATAAATCAAGTGTTTGTGATTTGGCTGCTCGACGGGCAATGTTGGCAATAAAGAAAAGTTTCAAGAATAATTTATATGCAATAAAAGCTAATACAAGTTGTAAAATGCGGTTTGCTATGGTTTTAAAAATCCCTTCATATTCATTTTTATAAATGCTGTGTACAAATTCTATCACGGCTAAAGCCATAAAGAATCCTAACGAGGCTTGATAAGAGTTTATGCTTAAGAAAATGCATAAGGCACATGCCGCGTGATATCTGAATATTTTTTTTGTATTCTGCGGCATCTTCAGTGCAAAAGGCACGATAAGCAAGACAAGGCTTAAGGACAGCCCTAAACTATCCAGTTGATATATAAAAAGACGCAATAAAAAGGGGTTAAAAATAAATCCGAAAGCAAGAATTGTTGATATATATGGATTATCCACATCAATGAATAATTTTTTTATCAGCAATCCGCCAAAGGTAAAAACAGGAATAGATAATAATAAAGGCAGCGGGGCGGGAGTGTATATGGTTGTAGCATGCATCAGAAAGCGCATGATTTGTGAAGGAAGCAGACGCCCGTCATCGTCCCATGAGTTTCCTGTCATAATTCTGCAGTAGTCATCATTGTATGGACAGTTTGCGATAATCATCGGCAAAACATAAAGCAGTGTCAGTCCGGCAAATAGCAGAATGAAGCTTTTATCTTCAGTTGTGATCTTAAGGTCTTGCATTGTATCCTCTGAATTGCGCCTATAAAATTTTACGTACAATAAAAATAGGTCTGTTTTTTGTTTCCATGTAGGCGCGTCCCAGATATTCACCTAAAGTACCTATGCCGATAAGTTGCAGGCCGCCTAAAAATGTGACAGCAACCATTATAGATGCATAGCCGGGGACATCAATGCCTAGAAAAATGACTTGGATTAATATTTTCAGAGTTAAAATGAAAGATATGCCCGCCACCAATGCACCAACATAAGTCCAGATACGCAAAGGCACTGTTCCGAAGCTGGTTAAACCTTCAAGGGCAAAGTTCCATAATTTCCAACCGTTGAATTTGGATTCTCCGGCAGCTCTTTCATCGCGTACATAGTCGACTTGTGTGGTTTTAAAACCTACCCAGGCAAAAAGGCCTTTCATGAACCGCTTAGATTCCGGAAGGGTGTTCAAAGCATCCACAACAGGGCGGGAAATTAATCTGTAGTCTCCTACATTGTCAGGTATATGCGGTGTTGAGATTTTATTATTCAACCAGTAAAAGCACCTAGCAGTGAAACGTTTTAAAAAGGAGTCGCTGTCTCTGTTGCTGCGATGTGCCAGAACAACATCAAAGCCTTCCTGCCATTTGGATATCATTTCAGGAATAAGTTCAGGTGGATCTTGCAGGTCTGCGTCTATTGGAATAATGATACTACCATTTGCATATTGCAGTCCTGCAGTCATAGCTGCTTCTTTGCCGAAGTTACGGCTTAAATCAATTATTTTAATTTGCGGGTATGTTTTTTTTAATGCAATGAGATTAATTAAAGTATCATCTGTACTGCCGTCATTTATAAAAATATACTCAGCTTTAATGTTATGTATTTTTTTTATCACTTCAGATACACGTTTCATAAACATGCACAGAACATCTTCTTCATTATATACAGGTATGATAATGGATAGTAATATATTTTTAGACATTAATGCATTCCTTGACTTATTATATTGTATACGTATTTGCGGCTGAGAAAATTATTGTGGATCTATCGGGAAGTCAAGTTGATCACTAGCAGGCATGGGGCAAGTTACCAAGCAGCTTCTATCTGGAAAAGCCGGCAAAGCTGGCGTGTAAATAAATCAGAGGCAATTATTGGGGAATGTGTAGAAACAACCAGTGCGTGAGGGTATCCGCTTAAAAAAAGAAGTGTGTTTGAATTCTGGATTATAGTTTTGATGTTCGGTTTCAGTTAATTGTTTCTTCTGTCGATGTTAAAAGAACAACCCAACCGCGTACCTGCTATCTTATAGCAGGATCAGTATTTGCCTCATATACACAATTGCACAATTTTGATTTCAAAAAAAGTGTACTACGACACTAGGTATTAACAGCCAAGTATATACGGGACTATCCGGGATTAAGCGGGAAGTAGCGGGAAGTAGCGGGAGTTTCGTGAGGTTCTAAGGAAGATTTTGGTTAAATCGTTTTTGACACCCAAAATGCCGTAAACTGTTATTTGCGGCATTTGTTTTTGACAGTACTTATTTTGAAATGATGCTGCGTTATGAAAAAAAGAATTGCTCTGTCCGTTTATTAAATTCTTATTTTGTTTTTCCCTAAAAACAGAACAAAACATTCTTTTTTAGTTTTTAAGTATTGATAAAATAGCAGATGATAGTTTATAACCTAAAAAGTTGCACATACTGCTTTACTAAATGGGCAAAAAGATTACCTTTTTGCCCATTTGTTTTTTTTTAATATAACTGACTAGATCGCCTTTCGATGTGCTTCATTGTGCATACCTTGATCTGGCGCAGCCCTTGCCTTAATCTCGGCCAGCTTTACCCTCAGGTCGCCATTTTCTTTAGTAAGCTCAAGCTTATCTTTCATAAGCTCTCGGTTCTCCTTTACAAGCTCTCTATTATCTTGCCTAAGCTCACGACATTCCTGCCGCAGCTCTTCCAGTTCTCCGCTAGCAGATAAACTTGCGTCAGCAACTGCTTCTTGTACCTGCTCTTGTAGATGATTTCCGGCTTCCCCCCGCTTCATGGGACCTTCACCAAAAAAAAGCCAATCAGAGCATACCCCATAGCTTTTAGCTATTTTTTCTATCCACCCTGAAGGAATTTGTTGCCTGCGTTTAGCGGCAGCAACAGAAGGAGATTTGATTTCTAATATTTTAGCTAATTGCGCATCTGAGCTAGCCCCACATGCCTTCATTATTCGGTTAAGTCTATCTTCAAAGCTGTTCGCATTAACCATAAGTTATTCCGAAATGTTTTGCGAACCACGACAACCCTTATGTTTACCTAACATTACAGTTGGCTACACATTTAATAACTAAAATTTAATACGAAACTACTTTTTAGCTTGCGTAAGTGGTAAAATTTAGCTAAAAGCTAACTCGTGGACGGTTAAAAAAAATATCTCTTTTTCAAACTAGCCCACCACAGAAAAGCGGTCAACATCTGGAGTTGATTAAAGATCAGACAGTGACTGCCCTAACTCTGGGCAGCAAATAGAATAAAATGCAAACACAGCTTTCTTTATTTGACGACACCACCACTAGGCTGGGTGATCTTGATGCAATCATAGCAAGGGCGATGCATCAGACATTTGCTCAGTGTGGCAAGAGCAAAAATGAAGTTGTGGACGCGATGAACGGAGTAGCTGAACGGGGAAGATTTAAACTTACAAAAGGCAATGTAAAGACCCTTACAGCAGCAACTTTTGAAAAGTGGCTGTCAGTAACTTAGAAGCACCACATTCCTGCGACAAGAGCGATTAACACTTTTTGCGAAGTCATAAAGGATCACTGCCCGCTTCGGGTTCAGCTTCAAGTTCACGGAGCCGACATCATGACCGCAGGTCAGTAAGCAAAGTGCGAACTGGGGAACTGTATCTTGCCAACAAGAGATCTAAAAAACGTATTAAAGAGCTGGAGGATGCTTTATGAGTTTCGCCGCTAGTGGCGCTGGTCGATATCGCGACCCTTGGGAAATCCGCAAATTTTTGAATTCTAAAGGAACATCCATGAGCGGTGTGGCTGTTGATATCGGCCTTTCTCCCGTGATTGTACAGCAGACTGTCAAAGGGGTGAGGAACAACAGAAAAGTTTTGGCAAAGCTAAGGGAGCTGGGTTGTCCAGTTGGTGCACTTAGTTTGCCTGAAGATATGAAGGAAAAAGCATCATGAGTTCAAAGCCTTTTACGGTCAAGACGCTTTCACTAAGACCATTGTCGTAGGAACAGTGATCATAAATATATCCGGTGTCTCTTAATTAAATAATCGTGCTTAAAGCAAGCTCGACTTCAGATGAAACCTCCCCGTTAATACTGATGTCACCCGAGCAGGACACTTCAAGAGCACAAATCACTTTAGGCACGGTAAATGATTCATAAAAGGAGCCTATAAATTTGAGCAGTGTATTCATCAAACAGGTCAATATTTAAAGACATATTTCCGGCTCCTTCTTGGTTTGAATCAAAATAGAAGCGTAATTATTTCCCCTCTGCCAGAGGGAGCCGGACAACTCAAACGGAATAATTATGACTCAGGTAAGTATCACATATACGACGCAAGAAGCGGCTGATTTGCTCAAAATCACAAGCCGGGCCGTTCAGCTTCGCGCTAAGCGCGAAGGTTGGGATTGTCAAGAAAGAGCCAAAAGACTTGGCGGCAAGCTCTGGATTGTGCAGTCCATGCCTGAGTCCACCCGTGAACAAATTTCCGCCACCCTTTACCAGCAGATGCAGGCAGAACAGCCAGAGAGCCTTCGAGCACCCAGAGTGCCTGATCTTCCCGCTGTTCTGCCTGTCAATCTCGCTACATGGCAGCGCGAAATCATGGAAGCACGTTTGATATTACTTGAAGAGGTCCGCCGGATTGCACTCATTGAGGGCATCATTAAAGCTGAAAAGCTGTTTGCCAAAATGGCTAAGACCGGGGAACTTTCCCAGTATTATCAAGACCTGATTGCTAAAGCCAACGCTCGCAAGGGCAAGGGACGGGCATTGTCTGCATCTACTCTGCGGAATTGGAGACGCATCAAGAACAAGGAAGGCGCGGAAGGACTTGCACCCAAGGTGACACAGGCTCCGCTTAACAAGCAGTTCCCGGAATGGTTAATGCCATTTCTTCGTGAATGGCGTTTGCCTTCAAAACCGAGCATTTCGCAGATTTATTATGACTTTAAAAACACTTTGAATCTGCCATCCTTGCGCACTGTAGAGCGCAAAGTCGCTGCTCTGGGTGAACTAGAGAAAAACCGTGGAAGGCTTTTGCCGCGCGAAATTAAACGTTTTAAAGCCTTTGTCCGCCGTGATTTTAAAAAGCTTTTACCAACTGACGTTTATACCGCTGACGGCCACACTATGGATATGTATGTGTTGCATCCGGCACACGGCAAGCCGTTCAGGCCGGAGGTTACTTCTATTGTTGATGTGGCAACCCGAAAGTGCGTGGGCTGGTCTATAGGACTGGCTGAAAACTCATGGGGAGTTGCTGATGCCATACGTATGTCGGTGGTTGACCACGGCATATGCGCAATTTTCTACGTTGATAACGGTTCAGGATTTAAGAATACCATGCTCGATTCACCGGGTGTGGGAATGCTGGCCCGGCTTGGCGTAAGCAAAGAGCACAGCTTGCCGTATGCATCACAGGCGCGTGGTTTGATTGAACGGTTCCAGCGAGAACTAATTCGTAACGCCCGGCGCATGCCCGGCTACTGCGGCATGGATATGGACAAAGAAGCCGCGCAGCTTGTCCGTAAAAAGGCACTCAAAGAGATCAAGCATACAGGAACTACACGAATATTCCCCACTTGGGAGCAATTCATGAAAATGATGAAAATGCTTGTAGCTGAATACAATAACCGCCCTCATTCATCGTTACCTAAAGTTGTTGACTCAAGCACTGGCAAAAAACGTAATCAGTCTCCCAATGAACGCTGGGCCGTTTTGAAAACCAAGGCTGACATCATCATTCCCGATGAAACCGAAGCTGCGGATTTGTTCAGACCCTACGAAATCCGCACCGTTAGTCGCTGTGAGATCAATCTTTACCGCAACCGCTATTTTTCCAAAGGACTTGAGGACTACCACAGGCAAGAGGTCCAAGTAGGCTACGACATTCACGATGCCAGCAAGGTCTGGGTGCGTGATCTGGATGGCCGCTTCATCTGTGAGGCCGGATTTGAAGCCAACAGCGCAGATTACTTTCCTATGCCAGTTGTTGAGCAAGCCCGTGAAAAACGTGCTCAGGGCCGCAAGAAGCGGTTACAGGTTCACATGGATGAAGTTGATGCGGAGCTGCACGGTATTGGTGGTGCTCTTGAGGCTGCTCCGGTTGCCCAGAAGCTCAAAATGACTCCGGCACAAGAGGCTATACAGGTCGAGCTTACCCGTGAATTTGAACAGAACAACAAAAGCATAGGCATAGACCTTAAAACAGAGATGCCCGGTGGCGGCAAAGTCATCAATATCAAGCCTGTTAATGACAATCCGATTCCCGCTGATCCCATTGAACGCTACCGCCTTGCCATGCAGTTAGAAGAAAAAATTTCCCAAGGCATTAACGTGAACAGCCGCCTTGCCGTATGGCTGGGCAGCTATCAGAGCCATGCTGAATATATGACGCACAAACAAATGTGTGATGAGTTCGGCGTGGCCGCAATATTAGGATAATTTAAGGAGGATTTATGGCACTGGATGCACACACTGCACCTCTTACTAACGTAACCTTATTTACTGAACTGATGAATCGTTTGGTAAGTACCCCCGTCCACTTGACCCCGCTTGGTGTGTTTTACGGATTCAGCGGTTACGGGAAAACCCGAAGTGCGACTTTTGCCGCTAACAGGCATGGTGCGCTTTACATTGAAGTCGGTGCAAGCTGGACACTTAAGAAGTTCTGCCAAATGGCTCTTAAAGAACTGGGAGTTGTCCCGGCAAAAACTGTGACTGACATGGTTGAACAGCTCATTGAAACACTGGCGATTGAAACACGGCCTTTAATCATTGACGAATTCGACCACATTGCCCGCATGGGAGAGAAAAACGTCAACATCATCCGCGAGATTTTAGATAAAGCCCAGATTCCCGTTGTCCTGATCGGTGAAGAATACCTGCCCAACAGCCTTAAACGCTGGGAACGCTTTGACAACCGTGTCCGTTCTTGGGTTGCGGCGCAACCTGCCACGGTGAATGATGCCAAACACCTTGCCAAACTCTATGCCCCTGATCTGACCATAGCTGATCCGGTAATGGCAGACATGGCAAAACAGGCCAACGGCATTGTACGCCGCATCTGCCACGGAATCGAAACAGTACGTGAAGCAGCTTCACTGCAAGGATTAACGGAAGTGAACCTGAAGGATATTGCAGACATCACTTATTGGCAGACCCGCCCTGCGGCCCGGAGGGCATAATGAGCCGTAAACCTATTGATAAACAAATCGCTGAAAATGCCCCCCGTGGTCAGGAGCATTACTGGAAGGTCATGCAGCAACTGGATTGTGAAGTCGGGTTTACCTTGGACGCGGTCTATCGCAAGACTAACGCTTCAAAGGTTACCGTCAAAGAGTATATCGGCAGGCTGCTCAAAGCCGGATACTTGGAAGTTGCCAGCTCTGAAAAAGACGGCATTATCACCCGTTATCACTACACCATTGCCAAGCGCAGCCGTTATGCTCCCAGAATAAACAGAAGCGGCGTAGAGTGTCCTCCTACCAAGCGGGATATCATGTGGCGCACAATGCGTATGAATAAACGTTTTACTGTTGATGAACTGGTTATCTGGGCATCGCTTCCTGAAGTGACAATCAAGCGAAATGAGGCTTTGGATTATACCAAACATTTAGCCAGAGCCGGTTACCTGAAGATAAGCGGTAAGACCTACAGCTTCATAAAAGATACCGGACCGCTTCCGCCTAAAATTCAAAAGATTAAACAGGTATTTGATCCCAATTTAAACAAGGTTGTATGGAGACCGGAGGCCCAGTCATGAGCCGTATAAGCGCAATTGATACAGCAAAATTGTCATGGGGAAATCCTCCTGACTGGATTCTGGCACTGGGTCAGACTTGTGATGAGCTTAAGTCCCAGCATCAGACGGCAAAGCGGATCGGCTACTCGGCCACCGCAGTTAATCAGTTACTTAAAAACAAATATCCCGGCAATCTCGGCAAAGTCGAAGACAAAGTCAGAGCAGCCCTCATGACTGACAAAGTGGAATGCCCGGTACTTGGAGAAATAAACAGCACGCAATGTCTGGATACGCAAGTACGCCCTTTTAGCGCGGCAAGTTCTCAAAGAGTGCAACTCTGGAAGGCTTGTCAGACCTGTAAACGAAACCTCAACAATTAGGAGTTATTATGAGTGAGACAGGCAGAAAAACAGACAACAGCCCTTTTCAATTGAAAAGAATGGGGCCGCAGAGCCAGAAAGTTACAGACAGCCTTATTGATGCATTAGCCCACCTTGAGCGCGGCAGCATTGAAGATCTCAGAAAAGCCAAAAACCTGCCTGAGATCCGCAGTAAACGGGGTGCGGCTGCTTGGTGAATATGAAAACAGCCAGTCTGGACAGGCATAAGGAGTGATCATGGAAGGCTATATGGAAAATGCCCAAGGACACATGGTGCCCTTGGACCAAGTAAAATAGATCGACAAGCAGCGGCATGAATTGGTTATGGAACTGGTAGGACAGGCCCATATTCAGCGACAGCCTGCAGACAGTCGGATCAAAAGTGTACTTTCGTATTTCTGAACGGCAGGAGGACGGTTCTTATAAATATCTGCCTCTGGATATGGCAAAAATTAAAGCGAAACAGCCCTGCAGAGCTGTCGCCGGAGTATGGCTGCTTCGGCCTGATAAGCAAGCCAGAAAGGAAAATTTATATGAGTATCCGCAACACGTTGATAGCCAAAGTCAAGATCGGCTGTAAGCAGCTCGACCTGACTGATGACCGAGAAGCCTATGAAGCCATGCTGCATAATCTTACCCGCAAGACCTCATGTTCCAAGATGGGGATCAAGGAGCTTGAGAAGGTCATCAAACACATGGAAAGCCGAGGCGCAGTGTTCATCAACAAGGGTAATAAGCGCAAGCACAAGAAATCCACAGACGCACACACCCGAATGCTTTTCGGTCTTTGGACTGAGCTTTATGAGGCTGGCGGTGTTGCCGATCCCAGCCGGGAAGCTCTTCGGGCATGGGTTAAGCGCATGACTAAGAGTGAGGACCATCCTGATGGTGTCAGCGATCCCGAATGGCTGACAACTAAGCAGCTCAACCAGTGCATTGAACCGCTGAAACAGTGGATAGCAAGAATCTCATAGGAAATTACGATGTCTACATCATCATGGCCGCCGTTGTTACAGGAATTGGCCGACACCATAGGTCGAGAACCAGCCCTTGTTCTTGCTGAGGAGTTTGGCGGTGTATCTGAATATATTCCGCTTAATGCCAAGACCGACCATAAGTTTGCTAAACAAATAGGCATGGAACGTATGGACATCCTTTGCCGCACGTATGGAGGTATATGGCTGACTATTCCGCGTGGAATGAATCTGGACCCCAAAAAGCCGCAGATTAAAAAGCTGCTGGGTGAAAAGTCACATCGCCAGATTGCCCGTGATTTGGGAGTTTCGGAGCGGTATGTGCGGTTGGTTGCGAATGAGCAGCCCCGTGCAACGCAGGGAATGTTGCCGGGGCTGTTGGGGTAGGAGCTTTGCTCCGTTTCGGGTAGTTATTCGCCTTTATTCTGAGGTTTGCCTGTAGCCTTTTCAGTGCTGTTCTCGTGTGGCTTCGCTGAATTGGTCGCAGCTGAATGAGAACTGCTTTTACGGGCAACCTCAGTCGGGCGAGGTGGCGGAGAATCTTTTTCCTTTCCTGTCATCCTGATCACCTCCCTTTGCCGCAGGTTGCGAACAATAAAAAAGGAGAAAACTATGTCTTTCACAATGTTTATAGCCATATTTTTCGTTGCTGGATTGTTTCTTCTAATTGATGATTAACGAAATTTTCGTCAACAGCAGGATGGAGATGAAGGCTATAGTAATAAGTACCGAGGTGATAATACCAATGGACATTTTACGCAGCCTGAAACCTATTTTCCCAATTTGTTCTATGTGTTCCCTGATGGCGGAATCAATATTCTGGATAATGGTCGGGTATAGGCAGTAGTCATGTTCTGTTGCCATGTCATACGCAATTTCAGACAGATTTTTTAAATCGCCGAGAGGTATTTTGTTGA harbors:
- a CDS encoding FUSC family protein, with the protein product MFADALKTLKKEFCWKSISFRHAVKAAIAITVAIVAARFLELRHAVWLPISVIVIMRPSVGGTLRIGWKRLWGTVLGASLGVGILFLEPATAVLVSLIALSFFLVIVLRVFSYTAFSCFLTVAVVLLLGVLFTDGWQFGVERILDTFLGVIIGVVASFGVWPNLARKNLRKKIGTLVELQKSHFMMLSESYLKGGITEAELVESRIKASVQLDQCREFFREAAAEPGLQGWQRSELTRLLRTFTRMHSLLISMSTIIRRGYGGPLPSIADGMKKILSATTEYYAWLECYALTPDECSDQPDFDKAIDDFMIAVGDARIKGDFEDVPIERRNNISAFIWNIRALGGEITRAGKRLHELRYGRG
- a CDS encoding AI-2E family transporter is translated as MLSDKTPYTFDRVVRIVFGALSIWITVLLLGVLSDVLVPFAIALTLAYLLNPLVNFTGRFIKNRTAAVLITLLALMLPAVKLFWMAVRMVGSELRLTGQLLAKLVNDSDVAKRAAEYIPEDIWQKILDLAKQDDVRSFLSESGLTNILQASAQKALPGIWNLVSGSAQTLAALAGIFVILLYLVFLLTDYDKLSSWRVHIPKNFRDRVSSFVDEFTNVTNRYFRTQALIAMIIGCLFSAGFLIIKLPLAILLGMLIGLLNMVPYLQIAGLVPAFLLAGVSALATGGNLWAAMGGVAAVFAIVQVIQDGVLVPRLQGESLGLSPWMILLSLSIWGKLLGFLGLVMALPLSCMVLALYRQHMMERGELVE
- a CDS encoding GtrA family protein — its product is MQNIIDRHLILYILIGIWGAVVDFGSFYILNDTLSIHYITANTVSSCLGILNNFICNYKFNFKINNNFLKRCLIFFGIGLSGIVASNFIMLILIEYCSFNNIIAKGTALCIVVAAQYTVNRFFTFKKDM
- a CDS encoding glucosyltransferase domain-containing protein; this encodes MQDLKITTEDKSFILLFAGLTLLYVLPMIIANCPYNDDYCRIMTGNSWDDDGRLLPSQIMRFLMHATTIYTPAPLPLLLSIPVFTFGGLLIKKLFIDVDNPYISTILAFGFIFNPFLLRLFIYQLDSLGLSLSLVLLIVPFALKMPQNTKKIFRYHAACALCIFLSINSYQASLGFFMALAVIEFVHSIYKNEYEGIFKTIANRILQLVLAFIAYKLFLKLFFIANIARRAAKSQTLDLSENGLHLFLENCRAMSALIFSSLSQQQIIFFSLLLIISIVFVAYTYKKNVLTADIAPVFKIISSLAVLAPLIIFSFSFIHMAVIKESFKSSLQVLTSFSGITAFLFLVPGWAIKNKKILCWLLAPVMLSGLGFSYLAGNLVKVEHDYHQPIISSIVSKINDATSDKETTLYYSGNLQNSHYFHRLVETFPIFRPLDTNAPWAFKYQLPYYGCGVRNYRDIEHNPLKTAINTSDLPLIADTFHYTLYKYNSDLLLIFKKP
- a CDS encoding glycosyltransferase family 2 protein, which gives rise to MSKNILLSIIIPVYNEEDVLCMFMKRVSEVIKKIHNIKAEYIFINDGSTDDTLINLIALKKTYPQIKIIDLSRNFGKEAAMTAGLQYANGSIIIPIDADLQDPPELIPEMISKWQEGFDVVLAHRSNRDSDSFLKRFTARCFYWLNNKISTPHIPDNVGDYRLISRPVVDALNTLPESKRFMKGLFAWVGFKTTQVDYVRDERAAGESKFNGWKLWNFALEGLTSFGTVPLRIWTYVGALVAGISFILTLKILIQVIFLGIDVPGYASIMVAVTFLGGLQLIGIGTLGEYLGRAYMETKNRPIFIVRKIL
- a CDS encoding helix-turn-helix domain-containing protein; the encoded protein is MVNANSFEDRLNRIMKACGASSDAQLAKILEIKSPSVAAAKRRQQIPSGWIEKIAKSYGVCSDWLFFGEGPMKRGEAGNHLQEQVQEAVADASLSASGELEELRQECRELRQDNRELVKENRELMKDKLELTKENGDLRVKLAEIKARAAPDQGMHNEAHRKAI